One uncultured Methanobrevibacter sp. DNA segment encodes these proteins:
- a CDS encoding transposase — MSDKSKEIEEMEDEFQLMYLASTIVDGTFNFFKIKRKISNVGKPPFDLKDMIKLIFYGYINKITSTVKLAYNAKYNRLYNLISHAIEPSDRTIRDYCKYFQSIYQLIMSFILIVANRIGLT; from the coding sequence TTGAGCGATAAAAGCAAGGAAATAGAAGAAATGGAAGATGAATTTCAACTAATGTATCTTGCATCAACAATCGTTGATGGTACTTTTAATTTCTTTAAAATCAAACGAAAAATTTCCAATGTTGGAAAACCACCTTTTGACCTCAAAGATATGATAAAACTAATTTTTTATGGATATATAAATAAAATCACAAGTACAGTGAAACTGGCTTATAATGCAAAGTACAATCGCTTGTATAATTTAATTTCACATGCCATAGAACCAAGTGACAGAACAATACGTGATTATTGTAAGTATTTTCAATCAATTTACCAATTAATTATGAGTTTTATCCTAATTGTGGCCAATAGAATTGGATTAAC